One Robbsia sp. KACC 23696 DNA segment encodes these proteins:
- the petA gene encoding ubiquinol-cytochrome c reductase iron-sulfur subunit: MASTTALAAAGGVVAVIPLVRSLSPTEAVQEAAGPVTVDIGTLVPGKMLTVRWRGKPVWVLRRTPEMMREVLAAVPDLADPLTRHPYSMPLPAYCANPYRSRAEQPDIVVLVGICTHLGCTPSARFVPGAQPNLPSDWPGGWLCPCHGSTFDLAGRVFKNKPAPQNLDIPRHMYASATQLVIGRDEQGAA; this comes from the coding sequence ATGGCGAGCACGACCGCATTGGCGGCGGCAGGTGGGGTGGTAGCGGTGATTCCGTTGGTACGGTCGCTATCGCCGACGGAGGCCGTGCAGGAAGCGGCGGGACCGGTAACGGTCGATATCGGAACATTGGTTCCCGGCAAGATGCTGACGGTGCGCTGGCGTGGCAAGCCGGTCTGGGTACTGCGCCGCACGCCCGAGATGATGCGGGAAGTGCTGGCAGCGGTCCCCGATCTGGCGGATCCCTTGACCCGACACCCGTATTCGATGCCCTTGCCCGCCTATTGCGCGAATCCGTATCGGTCGCGCGCCGAGCAGCCGGATATCGTCGTGCTGGTGGGGATCTGCACCCATTTGGGCTGCACGCCGTCGGCGCGGTTCGTGCCCGGCGCGCAACCGAATCTTCCGTCGGATTGGCCCGGTGGCTGGCTATGCCCCTGCCATGGCTCGACCTTCGATCTGGCGGGACGCGTGTTCAAGAACAAGCCGGCGCCACAAAATCTGGATATCCCACGGCATATGTACGCCTCGGCCACGCAATTGGTGATCGGTCGCGACGAGCAGGGGGCCGCGTGA